The DNA sequence TGTGCCGTGAGAAGAGTATTTTTGAGATACGGATCATCCATGGGAAAGGTACAGGACAATTGAGGCGGACAGTCCATGCCGCCCTCGGTAAAAATCCTGTTGTTCAATCTTTCCGGCCGGCAGGAGAAGGGGCAGGCGGCTGGGGCGCCACAATAGTGGAATTAAAAAGATAAGGAGGATAGTATGCCGTTCGTGAATATCAAGATCACAAAAGATGGGGTTTCACCTGAAAAGAAGGCAGAAGTGATCAAGGGTGTAACGCAGCTTCTTGTCGATGTGCTCGGAAAGAACCCGCAGACCGTAATGGTTCTCATTGAAGAGGTGGAAACGGACAACTGGGGCGTCGGCGGCGAGTCGGTGACGGTGCGGAGAAAGAAGACACAATAACAGTACAGCAAAAAGCGGCAGGCAGTGAAGGGCAGAGGGTATGGATGGAAATCAAGCTTGAACCGAGTCTTTCAAACTGTATTGAGACTGTTGCAAAAAGGGAGTACGAGAGGGTGCTGAGCATACTCCTGAAAGGGGATCAGGAGGACAGACAGTTGGAGGAAGAGCTGGAACTGCTGAGGCTGTTCCTGGAATCGGCCGACTTCAGCCAACTGCGGAGCCTTTCTGAAGACATCCTGCTCGGAGGCAGGCGTGTCGAATTCATATTGAAATCAACCGACAGCCCGCCCGGATATGAGGTCGGGATCGATCAGCCATAGAATAGGTATCGATAGACCGTTGTTGAATACGGCAATCCCAGGATGTGAAGAATGTGTCACCTATGTACCCGGCCCTGACTGATCTCCGGATCAGACGCAAAGGAGAAAGATCATGAAAATCGCTTTGACACCGATGTCATCGGATGATCGCGAGCCTGTCATGGATATATTTAATTACTATATGGTATGGGTTTGGTTGCCATGAGATTTGAGGGAGTTATCTTTGATCTTGACGGCACCCTTGCCGATACGCTTGAAGATCTGGCCGATTCGATGAACAGGGTCTTGACCATGCAGGGGCTACCCGTTCACAGCTATGATGCGTACAGATATTTTATCGGGAAGGGGGTAAAGAACTTGGTTGCCGAAACACTCCCCCGGGAAAAGCGATCTGAAGAATATCTAAGCTGGTATTACGATTCGGTGGTTGCGGATTACCGGAAGAATTGTTTGGTCAAAACGCGATTGTACGACGGCATCGCTGATGTTATAAACAGATTGAAGGGCCACGGTATAAAACTGGCCGTCTTCTCGAATAAGCCTGATGACCTTACGAAGAGGATCGTTGAAGCCCTGGCGGGGACTCAAAATTTTGAAATGGTCCTCGGCGCGCAGGCCGGTATGCCCGTAAAACCAGACCCGGCAGGTGCCTTGCTCATCAGTGCACATCTTGGCATCGCCCCCGGCAGCATCCTGTATCTTGGTGACACGGATATCGATATGATGACCGCGAACAACGCGGGGATGTTTGCCGTAGGCGCGTTGTGGGGGTTCAGGACAAAAGATGAATTGCTCGAAAGCGGTGCCCGTGCCGTGATCAGCCACCCGCATGAGCTGTTTGAGATAATGGGAATATAGCGGTAATAGCAAATCCTAAATCCAAGTGAACCCGTAAGTCGTGAATCGTAAGTCGTAAGGGGTGAAATCGCCTCACGTTCCACTATGAGCTATGAGCCATGAACTGCTC is a window from the Syntrophorhabdaceae bacterium genome containing:
- a CDS encoding HAD family hydrolase — encoded protein: MRFEGVIFDLDGTLADTLEDLADSMNRVLTMQGLPVHSYDAYRYFIGKGVKNLVAETLPREKRSEEYLSWYYDSVVADYRKNCLVKTRLYDGIADVINRLKGHGIKLAVFSNKPDDLTKRIVEALAGTQNFEMVLGAQAGMPVKPDPAGALLISAHLGIAPGSILYLGDTDIDMMTANNAGMFAVGALWGFRTKDELLESGARAVISHPHELFEIMGI
- a CDS encoding 4-oxalocrotonate tautomerase family protein, coding for MPFVNIKITKDGVSPEKKAEVIKGVTQLLVDVLGKNPQTVMVLIEEVETDNWGVGGESVTVRRKKTQ